One genomic window of Parasteatoda tepidariorum isolate YZ-2023 chromosome 9, CAS_Ptep_4.0, whole genome shotgun sequence includes the following:
- the LOC107447243 gene encoding UV excision repair protein RAD23 homolog B: MLITLKTLKQQTFKIEVDESELVRTFKEKIEAHKGGEFPANCQKLIYAGKILSDDTKIGEYDIDEKKFVVIMVTKPQNSPQEESTSAGATAAVAAAKPASQTPAKAPTPKENPEASAVESKPAEAKGEETAEPKESTESSDTSLPSVNVEALNISAAESALLLGADYERTVSQIMEMGYERDDVERALRASFNNPDRAVEYLLSGMIPSENAEPAEESQGESQPSTIQIPAGNEAEPLAFLRTQPQFQQMRQVIQHNPQLLNVVLQQIGQNNPQLLLLISQNQEAFVRMLNEPAASGGQSSNTAAPASGGGGGGGSGSAAAATAAAAALSGAGGITFEPTIGGGQVASVQVSPQDREAIERLKALGFPEYMVIQAYYACDKNENLAANFLLSQNFDD; the protein is encoded by the exons ATgttaattactttgaaaactCTAAAACAACAGACTTTCAAAATAGAAGTGGATGAATCGGAGTTG GTTagaacatttaaagaaaaaattgaagctCACAAGGGCGGTGAATTTCCAGCCAACTGTCAGAAATTAATATATGcag GCAAAATTCTAAGTGATGACACAAAAATTGGAGAATATGATattgatgaaaagaaatttgttgttattatgGTAACAAAG CCTCAAAACTCTCCTCAAGAAGAAAGTACGTCTGCAGGTGCCACAGCAGCTGTTGCTGCTGCTAAACCTGCTAGTCAAACTCCTGCAAAAGCCCCAACTCCTAAGGAAAACCCTGAAGCTTCTGCAGTAGAATCAAAACCTGCTGAAGCAAAAGGTGAAGAAACAGCTGAGCCAAAAGAATCGACTGAAAGTTCAGATaccag CCTTCCCAGTGTAAATGTTGAAGCATTAAATATATCTGCAGCTGAATCTGCTCTTCTTCTTGGTGCAGATTATGAGCGGACGGTTTCTCAAATAATGGAGATGGGGTACGAAAGAGATGATGTTGAGCGTGCACTTAGAGCAAGTTTTAACAATCCAGATCGAGCTGTGGAATATTTACTTTCG GGTATGATTCCTAGTGAGAATGCTGAGCCTGCAGAAGAATCACAGGGTGAAAGTCAGCCTAGTACTATCCAAATTCCTGCTGGTAATGAAG ctGAACCTTTAGCATTTCTTAGAACTCAACCCCAGTTTCAGCAAATGCGTCAAGTGATACAACATAATCCTCAGTTACTAAATGTTGTACTGCAGCAAATAGGACAAAACAATCCACAACTACTATTATTAATATCTCAAAATCAAGAGGCCTTTGTACGAATGTTAAATGAGCCTGCTGCGAGTGGTGGGCAATCTAGCAATACTGCTGCTCCTGCAAGTGGGGGTGGTGGAGGAGGAGGAAGTGGTAGTGCTGCTGCTGCAACTGCTGCTGCTGCTGCTCTTAGTGGAGCTGgcggaataacttttgaacctACCATTGGTGGTGGCCAAGTAGCTTCAGTTCAAGTTTCTCCGCAAGATAGAGAAGCCATTGAAAGA ttaaaaGCCTTGGGATTTCCTGAATACATGGTAATTCAAGCTTATTATGCCTGTGACAAGAATGAAAATCTTGCTGCTAACTTCCTTTTGTCTCAAAACTTTGATGATTGA